From Phoenix dactylifera cultivar Barhee BC4 unplaced genomic scaffold, palm_55x_up_171113_PBpolish2nd_filt_p 002275F, whole genome shotgun sequence, the proteins below share one genomic window:
- the LOC103712904 gene encoding LOB domain-containing protein 41-like: MRMSCNGCRVLRKGCNDSCTIRPCLQWIKSPEAQANATVFLAKFYGRAGLMNLINAGPDHLRPAIFRSLLYEACGRIVNPIYGSVGLLWSGNWSLCQAAVENVLRGEPIVQISSDSAAAVPPTKAHDIRHVAKKADAAAELHKVAQLRPRFKRSGHDIKPKAMPDFIAAEPGGGDPAVVWAGSTCAVEQPANGGESRENGSVFSVESVEGSHVSQAEPHESGAEAEVVGLDLTLGLRPAEERRVEVASPGADACRVELGLGLFS; the protein is encoded by the exons ATGAGGATGAGCTGCAACGGGTGCCGGGTACTCCGGAAGGGATGCAACGACAGCTGCACCATCCGACCCTGCCTCCAGTGGATCAAGAGCCCCGAGGCCCAGGCCAATGCCACCGTCTTCCTCGCCAAGTTCTACGGCCGCGCTGGCCTCATGAACCTCATCAACGCCGGCCCCGACCACCTCCGCCCTG CTATATTCCGCTCGCTGCTGTACGAAGCCTGCGGCCGGATCGTGAACCCGATCTACGGCTCGGTCGGGCTGCTCTGGTCCGGAAACTGGTCGCTCTGCCAGGCCGCCGTGGAGAACGTCCTCCGGGGCGAGCCTATCGTCCAGATCTCCTCTGACTCCGCCGCTGCCGTCCCGCCCACCAAGGCCCACGACATCCGCCACGTGGCGAAGAAAGCCGATGCCGCCGCGGAGCTCCACAAGGTCGCCCAGCTCCGCCCCCGCTTCAAGCGCTCCGGCCACGACATCAAGCCCAAGGCCATGCCCGACTTCATCGCCGCCGAGCCGGGCGGGGGCGACCCGGCCGTGGTCTGGGCCGGGAGCACCTGCGCGGTCGAGCAGCCGGCGAACGGGGGGGAGAGCCGGGAGAACGGGAGCGTGTTCTCGGTGGAGTCGGTGGAGGGGTCGCACGTGAGCCAGGCTGAGCCGCACGAGAGCGGGGCCGAGGCGGAGGTGGTCGGGCTGGATCTGACCCTGGGGCTCCGGCCGGCCGAGGAAAGGCGGGTCGAGGTGGCCTCTCCGGGAGCTGACGCGTGTCGCGTGGAGCTGGGGCTTGGTCTCTTCTCTTGA